Proteins from a genomic interval of Chroococcidiopsis thermalis PCC 7203:
- a CDS encoding TVP38/TMEM64 family protein, with protein sequence MEINLPELLRQALQGIENLGAIGAIAFILLYVIATVALIPGTILTLGAGVVYGAVFGSIYVFIGATLGATAAFLVGRYLARGWVAKKIASQQKFQAIDEAVGKEGFKIVLLTRLSPIFPFSLLNYAFSITQVSLKDYFLGSVGMLPGTIMYVYLGSLAGSLATISSSDRPTNSTVVWIIRIIGFIATVTVTLYVTRIARKALAKL encoded by the coding sequence ATGGAGATTAATTTACCAGAACTGTTACGGCAAGCTTTGCAAGGAATAGAAAATCTTGGTGCTATAGGCGCGATCGCGTTTATCTTGCTGTACGTCATTGCCACGGTTGCTTTGATTCCAGGCACAATTCTTACCTTGGGTGCGGGGGTTGTTTACGGGGCAGTTTTCGGTTCGATTTATGTATTTATCGGTGCGACTTTGGGAGCCACCGCAGCTTTTTTAGTTGGGCGTTATTTAGCACGGGGCTGGGTAGCCAAAAAAATTGCCAGTCAGCAAAAATTTCAAGCCATTGACGAGGCAGTTGGCAAAGAGGGATTCAAAATTGTTTTGTTAACCAGACTTTCACCAATATTTCCCTTTAGCCTGTTAAACTACGCTTTTAGCATCACTCAAGTTTCGCTCAAAGATTATTTCCTTGGCTCAGTGGGGATGCTGCCCGGAACAATTATGTATGTTTATCTTGGCTCTCTAGCTGGTAGCCTTGCCACAATTAGCAGTAGCGATCGCCCCACCAATTCAACTGTCGTATGGATAATTCGGATAATTGGTTTTATTGCTACGGTAACGGTAACTCTGTACGTGACTCGGATTGCTCGTAAAGCGTTGGCGAAATTGTAG
- a CDS encoding aspartate kinase, whose translation MALIVQKYGGTSVGSVERIQAVADRVLQTVKAGNALVVVVSAMGKSTDALVKLAHEVSANPSRREMDMLLSTGEQVTIALLSMALQELGQPAISLTGAQVGIVTEAEHTRARILHIQTSRIEKQLKIGKVVVVAGFQGITSTEELEITTLGRGGSDTSAVALAAALRADCCEIYTDVPGILTTDPRLVPEAQLMTEITCNEMLELASLGAKVLHPRAVEIARNYGVPLVVRSSWTSDPGTWVVSPKPQPRPLVDLEIARPVDGVELDADQARIALLRVPDRPGIAARLFSEIARQGLDVDLIVQSIHEGNSNDIAFTVTTSLLRQTEAVAAAIAPVLRSHPDPKSEEAEVMVQPHIAKVSIDGAGMIGRPGVAAQMFSTLAEAGVNIQMISTSEVKVSCVIDASDGDRAVAALRSAFGVGDERIEVKGQGDKGDKGDKGDKGDKGDEEEKTTNYQLPTPPVRGVALDINQARLAILQVPDRPGLAARLFGLLARENISVDTIIQSQRCRIADGVPKRDIVCTVAQMDAAAAKQTLEQAAQEYGWGQVVVDTAIAKVSVVGAGMVGQPGVAAKMFAALAREQINIQMIATSEIKISCVVAQEQGVAALQAIHAAFGLSGSGAIQVSA comes from the coding sequence ATGGCTCTGATTGTCCAGAAATACGGTGGTACTTCGGTCGGTTCGGTGGAACGCATTCAAGCTGTGGCAGATCGCGTTCTCCAAACAGTGAAAGCAGGAAACGCTTTGGTGGTTGTCGTTTCTGCGATGGGTAAGTCTACCGATGCACTGGTCAAACTAGCGCATGAAGTTTCCGCTAATCCCAGTCGCCGGGAAATGGATATGTTGCTCTCAACAGGAGAACAGGTGACGATTGCCCTGTTAAGCATGGCATTACAAGAATTGGGACAACCAGCAATTTCGCTCACGGGCGCTCAGGTGGGGATCGTCACCGAAGCAGAACACACGCGGGCGCGGATCTTACACATTCAAACATCTCGGATTGAAAAGCAACTGAAAATTGGTAAAGTTGTGGTTGTTGCTGGGTTTCAAGGTATTACCAGTACGGAAGAATTAGAAATTACCACCTTGGGGCGGGGTGGCTCCGATACTTCAGCCGTAGCGCTAGCAGCAGCACTTCGCGCCGATTGTTGCGAAATTTATACAGATGTTCCAGGGATTCTGACCACAGATCCCCGTCTCGTCCCAGAAGCGCAGTTAATGACAGAAATTACTTGCAACGAGATGCTAGAACTTGCCAGTTTGGGGGCAAAGGTCTTACATCCGAGAGCGGTAGAAATTGCTCGTAATTACGGCGTACCCCTGGTCGTGCGTTCCAGTTGGACGAGCGATCCTGGAACTTGGGTGGTTTCGCCCAAACCTCAACCCCGTCCGCTGGTAGATTTAGAAATTGCCCGTCCGGTTGATGGGGTAGAACTGGACGCAGATCAAGCTAGAATTGCTTTGTTGCGCGTCCCCGATCGCCCAGGAATAGCAGCACGCTTATTTAGCGAGATTGCCCGTCAAGGCTTAGACGTAGATTTGATCGTCCAGTCGATCCACGAAGGCAACAGCAACGACATTGCTTTTACCGTCACGACTTCGCTACTCAGGCAAACAGAAGCAGTCGCCGCCGCGATCGCACCCGTGTTGCGCTCCCATCCCGACCCGAAATCGGAGGAAGCAGAAGTGATGGTGCAGCCGCACATTGCCAAAGTCAGCATCGACGGGGCAGGCATGATCGGTCGTCCTGGGGTAGCGGCGCAAATGTTTTCGACCCTAGCTGAGGCAGGAGTTAACATTCAAATGATTTCTACCTCAGAAGTCAAAGTCAGTTGCGTTATCGATGCCAGCGACGGCGATCGCGCTGTCGCAGCCCTGCGATCTGCTTTTGGTGTGGGAGACGAGCGGATTGAGGTGAAAGGACAAGGGGACAAGGGAGACAAGGGAGACAAGGGAGACAAGGGGGACAAGGGAGACGAGGAAGAAAAAACTACCAACTACCAATTACCCACTCCCCCAGTACGCGGTGTAGCCTTAGACATCAACCAAGCCCGTTTAGCAATTCTCCAAGTACCGGATCGCCCTGGGTTAGCAGCGAGATTGTTCGGATTGTTGGCGCGAGAAAATATTAGCGTGGATACGATTATTCAATCTCAACGCTGTCGGATTGCGGACGGCGTGCCGAAGCGAGATATTGTTTGTACGGTAGCCCAGATGGATGCAGCGGCGGCTAAACAAACTCTAGAACAAGCGGCACAAGAGTACGGTTGGGGACAAGTCGTGGTAGATACTGCGATCGCTAAGGTCAGCGTCGTCGGTGCGGGAATGGTCGGTCAACCAGGAGTCGCGGCAAAGATGTTTGCTGCCTTGGCACGAGAACAAATTAATATTCAAATGATCGCGACTTCCGAAATTAAAATTAGTTGTGTCGTCGCTCAGGAACAAGGAGTTGCCGCACTCCAGGCAATTCATGCTGCTTTTGGGTTGAGTGGTAGCGGTGCAATTCAAGTCTCGGCGTGA
- a CDS encoding hybrid sensor histidine kinase/response regulator, which produces MTPVKVLLIEDNLAEARLMRELLKESPVKQFELVHAQRLQEALDRLQENCFDVVLLDLTLPDSAGLGSLIPLLKAVPSLPIVVLTNTNDDDLALEAVRQGAQDYLVKRQVNSGVLIRSLCYAIERKQVAEALKTVNQALEVSVQERTAELVKAKEMNQFKSDFASILSHDFRSPLTTILLATGLLQNNDQKLSQEKKFAHFQLIRSAINDMARLLDEFLLLSQAEAGKLKCKLIPMELEQFCNKLVEEAKLSTNAKDSILTFRCHHCDRLHGSVWDESLLKHILSNLLNNAIKYSPAGGQVQFELIVEEKTAIFRFQDQGIGIPQADQAQLFQPFFRAHNAEKIPGTGLGLAIVKKCVTAHSGEITLESTVGMGTTFTVTLPLIKGIGDVCPVFMQSIEQL; this is translated from the coding sequence ATGACTCCGGTAAAAGTTCTGTTGATTGAAGACAACTTGGCAGAAGCCAGACTCATGCGAGAGCTGCTGAAGGAATCTCCAGTCAAGCAGTTTGAACTAGTACACGCCCAGCGATTGCAGGAAGCGCTCGACCGATTGCAAGAGAATTGCTTTGATGTTGTTCTGTTAGACTTAACTTTACCGGATAGCGCTGGGTTAGGATCGCTCATACCATTACTCAAAGCCGTTCCCAGCCTTCCCATCGTCGTGCTGACAAATACGAATGATGACGATCTGGCTCTAGAAGCAGTCCGCCAGGGAGCGCAGGATTATCTTGTCAAACGACAGGTCAATTCAGGCGTGCTGATACGTTCTTTATGCTATGCGATCGAACGCAAGCAGGTAGCTGAAGCGTTAAAAACAGTCAATCAAGCTTTAGAAGTGAGCGTGCAGGAACGCACTGCCGAATTAGTTAAAGCCAAAGAAATGAATCAGTTTAAATCTGATTTTGCTTCCATCCTCTCGCACGATTTTCGCAGTCCCCTAACGACTATTCTACTAGCAACTGGATTGCTACAAAATAACGACCAAAAATTAAGCCAAGAAAAAAAGTTCGCTCACTTTCAATTGATCCGTTCTGCCATTAACGACATGGCTAGGCTATTAGATGAATTTCTGCTTTTGAGCCAAGCTGAAGCAGGCAAACTCAAATGCAAGCTCATCCCAATGGAATTAGAGCAGTTTTGCAACAAACTTGTAGAGGAAGCAAAATTAAGCACCAACGCGAAAGACTCGATCTTAACTTTTCGTTGCCACCATTGCGATCGCTTGCATGGTTCGGTCTGGGATGAGAGTTTGTTAAAACACATTTTAAGTAATTTACTCAACAACGCAATTAAATATTCTCCTGCTGGCGGTCAGGTACAGTTTGAACTGATCGTTGAAGAAAAAACTGCGATCTTTCGATTTCAAGACCAAGGGATCGGTATTCCTCAAGCAGACCAAGCACAGCTGTTTCAGCCTTTTTTTCGCGCTCATAATGCCGAGAAGATTCCTGGGACTGGTTTAGGATTGGCAATTGTGAAAAAATGTGTTACTGCACATAGCGGTGAAATTACCTTGGAAAGCACGGTGGGAATGGGTACGACTTTTACAGTCACCCTACCGTTAATCAAGGGAATCGGCGATGTTTGCCCCGTATTTATGCAATCGATCGAGCAGTTGTAG
- a CDS encoding response regulator, whose product MSTGTAEKLRTIFLVEDNKADVRLVEEALKRSTIPNQVLSVRNGMDAIAFLRQEGEYTDAPHPDLILLDLNLPKKDGREVLAEIKADPQLRRIPVVILTTSKNEEDICHSYDLHVNCYITKSRNLSQLFQIVKGIEEFWLSTVTLPVN is encoded by the coding sequence ATGAGTACAGGCACGGCAGAAAAACTCAGAACCATTTTCCTAGTAGAGGATAATAAAGCTGATGTCCGCTTGGTGGAAGAAGCACTCAAACGCAGTACCATCCCCAACCAAGTTTTATCTGTACGAAACGGGATGGATGCGATCGCTTTTTTGCGTCAAGAAGGAGAATATACCGACGCACCCCACCCAGATTTAATTCTGCTCGATCTCAACTTACCCAAGAAAGACGGTCGGGAAGTTTTGGCAGAAATTAAAGCCGACCCCCAACTGCGACGTATCCCTGTCGTGATCTTGACTACCTCCAAAAACGAGGAAGATATTTGTCACAGCTACGATTTACACGTCAACTGCTACATTACCAAGTCTCGCAACCTCAGCCAATTGTTTCAAATTGTCAAAGGAATTGAAGAGTTTTGGCTTTCTACCGTAACTTTGCCTGTAAATTAA